A DNA window from Drosophila sechellia strain sech25 chromosome X, ASM438219v1, whole genome shotgun sequence contains the following coding sequences:
- the LOC6612417 gene encoding calcineurin subunit B type 1, producing MGNETSLPMDMCSNFDADEIRRLGKRFRKLDLDNSGALSIDEFMSLPELQQNPLVQRVIDIFDADGNGEVDFKEFIQGVSQFSVRGDKLSKLRFAFRIYDMDNDGYISNGELFQVLKMMVGNNLKDTQLQQIVDKTICFADKDEDGKISFDEFCSVVGNTDIHKKMVVDV from the coding sequence ATGGGTAACGAGACCTCCCTGCCCATGGACATGTGCTCCAACTTCGATGCGGACGAGATCCGCAGGCTGGGCAAGCGATTCCGCAAGCTGGATCTGGACAACTCGGGTGCGCTGAGCATAGACGAGTTCATGTCGCTGCCGGAATTGCAGCAGAATCCGCTGGTGCAGCGGGTGATCGATATCTTCGATGCGGATGGAAACGGGGAGGTGGACTTCAAGGAGTTCATCCAGGGAGTGTCGCAGTTTAGCGTGCGCGGCGACAAGCTGTCCAAGCTGCGATTCGCCTTCCGCATCTACGATATGGACAATGATGGCTACATCTCGAACGGGGAACTCTTCCAGGTGCTCAAGATGATGGTGGGCAACAATCTGAAGGACACACAGCTGCAGCAGATCGTGGACAAGACCATTTGCTTTGCGGACAAGGACGAGGATGGCAAGATATCGTTCGATGAGTTCTGCTCGGTGGTGGGCAACACCGATATCCACAAGAAAATGGTTGTCGATGTTTAG
- the LOC6612419 gene encoding protein DENND6B isoform X2 yields the protein MSADARIKQMAPSLDTSERKREHQDVDATNSNSEPSASDWVNFSQWMHCFCVVTFDLNLGQALEHVYPPAFMPSDQEVSNICYMAFPDSNSGCMGDTKFHMRLRCTTRRDSLPGYNAECSPALRQDGSHYWGFVYFRQKRDPNLPRGYFQKSFIIITRLPFFNLYYDILSQLAPRYFEEGTDILRLASEQINRQWPGLRMGMPLQLPLLDCSYQICIPRTSSSRKSTVDGGIGGSAGESPPVMAACPSAKVLASVNEIELFRSLDFVMEQLYTLWELVITAEPIVVVGTSPADCSHMVQTLLAMIAPLEYCAEARPYFTIHDSEFREFTQECSSKTTLPACILGVTNPFFVKLLKDWPHMLRLVDNQNMQQQQHLLLGQKHARNIASATSFSSSTELGGRIALKSNANLNGSSSSSNGSGDASSAGLHSKYRPYLKKDKALIKKVLLGMKTKRPEHVQTALIRRHLLELTQSFMIPLERYMASLMPLQKDISPFKSAPNASSFKLDDFLATLETAGPQLTSPLKGDWKGLYRRFFRSPNFRGWYGARHRELQLTLQDLQLQALSVANLEHWAHDKQEVEIIDMILKLKQKLNLYGDKATQLEGNNGSTQQQIRAQIECMKGLLPPDLKNVVNL from the exons ATGAGCGCGGATGCGAGAATCAAGCAGATGGCGCCATCGCTGGACACCAGCGAACGGAAGCGGGAGCACCAGGACGTGGATGCCACCAACTCGAACTCGGAGCCCAGTGCCAGCGATTGGGTGAACTTCTCGCAGTGGATGCACTGCTTCTGCGTGGTCACCTTCGATCTGAATCTTGGCCAGGCGCTGGAGCACGTCTATCCGCCGGCGTTCATGCCCAGCGACCAGGAGGTCAGCAACATTTGCTACATGGCCTTCCCGGACTCAAATTCCGGCTGCATGGGCGACACCAAGTTCCATATGCGATTGCGCTGCACAACGCGTCGGGACTCGTTGCCGGGCTACAATGCGGAATGCTCGCCGGCGCTGCGACAGGATGGCTCCCACTACTGGGGCTTCGTCTACTTTCGCCAGAAACGGGACCCAAATCTGCCGCGTGGTTACTTCCAGAAGAGCTTTATCATCATCACACGACTGCCGTTCTTCAATCTGTACTACGACATACTCTCCCAGCTGGCGCCGCGCTACTTTGAGGAGGGCACCGATATCCTGCGGCTGGCCAGCGAGCAAATCAATCGCCAGTGGCCCGGCCTGCGGATGGGCATGCCGCTccagctgccgctgctggaTTGCAGCTATCAGATCTGCATACCGCGGACCAGCAGCAGTCGGAAGTCGACGGTCGATGGAGGTATCGGTGGTAGTGCGGGGGAGTCGCCACCagtcatggctgcttgcccgtCAGCCAAAGTGCTGGCCTCCGTTAACGAAATCGAGCTCTTCCGCTCCCTGGACTTTGTCATGGAGCAGCTGTACACGCTGTGGGAGCTGGTCATCACCGCCGAGCCGATTGTTGTCGTTGGCACCTCACCCGCCGACTGCTCACACATGGTGCAGACCCTTCTGGCCATGATTGCGCCGCTAGAGTATTGCGCCGAGGCGCGTCCCTACTTCACCATTCACGACAGCGAGTTCCGCGAGTTTACACAGGAGTGCAGCAGCAAGACCACACTGCCCGCCTGCATTCTGGGCGTCACGAATCCGTTCTTTGTGAAGCTGCTCAAAGATTGGCCGCACATGCTTCGACTGGTGGACAACCAG aacatgcagcagcaacagcatctgCTGCTGGGCCAAAAACACGCAAGGAACATCGCCTCGGCCACATCCTTCTCCAGTTCAACGGAACTCGGTGGCCGTATAGCACTGAAATCGAACGCCAATCTCAACggcagctccagctccagcaaTGGCTCGGGCGACGCCTCGTCCGCTGGGCTGCACAGCAAATACAGGCCGTACCTGAAGAAGGACAAGGCGCTGATCAAGAAGGTGCTGCTGGGCATGAAGACCAAGCGGCCGGAGCATGTGCAAACCGCACTGATACGACGCCACCTGCTCGAGCTGACGCAGAGCTTTATGATACCACTGGAGCGGTATATGGCATCGCTGATGCCGCTGCAGAAGGACATCAGTCCGTTCAAGTCGGCGCCGAATGCCAGCAGCTTCAAGCTGGACGACTTTCTGGCCACGCTGGAAACGGCTGGGCCGCAGCTAACGTCGCCGCTGAAGGGCGACTGGAAGGGCCTGTACAGACGCTTCTTTCGTTCGCCAAATTTTCGCGGCTGGTACGGTGCGCGGCATCGGGAGCTGCAGCTAACGCTGCAGGATCTGCAGCTGCAGGCGCTATCGGTGGCGAATCTCGAGCACTGGGCGCACGACAAGCAGGAGGTGGAGATCATCGACATGATACTCAAGCTCAAGCAGAAACTGAATCTCTATGGCGACAAGGCCACGCAGCTGGAGGGCAACAATGGCTCAACTCAGCAGCAGATACGCGCCCAGATCGAGTGCATGAAGGGCTTGCTGCCGCCGGATCTCAAGAATGTGGTGAATCTTTGA
- the LOC6612418 gene encoding DNA repair protein XRCC1, translating to MPIALFKSVREVSSEDAVHVAENLLKENAGKKWRTKAPGEKSAYVVLEFEEPQQITGIDIGNEHAAFIEVLVSRTGCQADDFRELLLSSSFMTPIESKNSSNPNRVRCFSSTALADSALPEKWKLLKIVCTQPFNRHVLYGLSFVKVHVVAAAAPKVKSLLPQGVMQFGAFKLREESPDSETDNQVNRFHSWKKETQHKTPAVTAASTAAAIRDAGTTALRRLSVGTVSGLAASPKPSPKASTSSSPVLNALRSVSPTSLYAKPLDRNRASLLFGDDDEDEEDDEVNAKKHRLSKHLEADKDRRRLEQEKERESRKKKSSRHSLEKSNSKEDKPPAKDNKSSSREKSTSKEEKHLRKEEREHKSSSREKSTAKEEKHLQKEERSHSNEEKSRGKDKSKHDHRSLDTSTAKESSRPSAQKRLSSPNGVAVTPAKKQKIVETPIQYRPLNQLLKGVVLVISGIQNPDRGDLRSKAVALGAKYKADWGSGCTHLICAFKNTPKYNQVKGKGKIVTRSWIEKCYELKKYLPWRRYALDTNDLGQPESDEELCDEATRPRHDSGKDDVAMLEADSKLTAQADQNNVEMNPDALSGTDTEDELQRVAEENNTKKAKLRTTVKTKSRDIYEVSTDEEDYLEQKKKQIV from the exons ATGCCAATTGCGCTTTTCAAGTCCGTACGCGAAGTGAGCAGCGAAGATGCG GTGCACGTAGCAGAGAATCTGCTCAAGGAAAACGCCGGCAAGAAGTGGCGAACCAAGGCGCCGGGAGAGAAATCCGCATACGTTGTGCTGGAGTTCGAGGAACCGCAACAGATTACGGGCATCGATATTGGCAACGAACATGCCGCCTTCATCGAGGTGCTGGTCAGTCGAACGGGCTGCCAGGCGGACGATTTCCGCGAGCTGCTGCTGTCCAGTTCTTTTATGACGCCCATCGAGAGCAAGAACTCGAGCAATCCAAATCGCGTGCGCTGCTTCAGTAGCACTGCGCTGGCGGATAGTGCACTGCCGGAGAAGTGGAAGCTGCTTAAGATTGTCTGCACACAACCCTTCAATCGCCATGTGCTATACGGGCTCTCATTCGTCAAGGTGCATGTGGTGGCTGCTGCGGCGCCTAAGGTCAAATCCCTGTTGCCGCAGGGTGTGATGCAATTCGGTGCCTTTAAGCTGCGAGAGGAGTCGCCGGACTCGGAGACGGACAACCAGGTGAACAGATTTCACAGCTGGAAGAAGGAGACGCAGCACAAGACGCCCGCGGTCACTGCGGCCTCCACAGCGGCGGCCATTCGGGACGCCGGAACCACGGCCCTGCGAAGGCTGAGCGTTGGCACGGTTTCTGGCCTGGCTGCATCGCCCAAACCGTCGCCCAAAGCCTCGACGTCGTCATCACCAGTTCTCAATGCTCTGCGATCGGTTTCTCCGACGTCATTGTATGCCAAGCCTCTGGATCGCAATCGAGCTTCACTCTTGTTCGGCGACGATgatgaggacgaggaggacgacgaggTAAATGCCAAGAAACACCGACTGAGCAAGCATCTGGAGGCGGACAAGGATCGCCGGCGTTTGGAGCAGGAAAAGGAGAGGGAGAGCAGAAAGAAAAAGTCCAGCAGGCATTCCTTGGAGAAGTCAAACAGCAAAGAAGACAAACCCCCGGCAAAGGACAACAAGTCATCCTCCAGAGAAAAATCCACATCCAAAGAAGAGAAGCATTTACGAAAAGAGGAAAGGGAGCACAAGTCATCCTCCAGAGAAAAATCCACAGCCAAAGAAGAGAAGCATTTACAAAAAGAGGAAAGGTCGCATTCGAATGAGGAGAAGTCCAGGGGTAAGGATAAATCTAAGCATGACCACAGATCTTTGGACACCTCGACGGCCAAGGAAAGTTCGCGCCCATCTGCGCAAAAGCGTCTTTCATCTCCCAACGGAGTCGCAGTCACGCccgccaaaaagcaaaagatCGTGGAGACACCGATTCAATACCGTCCTCTTAATCAGTTACTCAAGGGTGTGGTCCTGGTCATCAGTGGCATACAG AATCCCGATCGTGGAGACTTGCGCTCGAAAGCGGTCGCCTTGGGAGCCAAGTACAAGGCTGATTGGGGGTCAGGATGCACCCATCTGAT ATGCGCATTCAAAAACACGCCGAAGTACAATCAGGTGAAGGGCAAGGGCAAGATTGTGACACGCAGTTGGATCGAGAAATGCTATGAGCTGAAGAAGTACCTGCCATGGCGACGCTACGCCCTGGATACCAATGACCTTGGCCAGCCGGAGAGCGATGAGGAGCTGTGCGATGAGGCGACGAGGCCACGACACGATTCCGGTAAGGATGATGTGGCAATGCTGGAGGCGGATAGCAAGCTAACAGCTCAAGCGGATCAGAATAATGTGGAAATGAATCCAGATGCCTTATCGGGCACTGATACGGAAGATGAACTGCAGCGCGTGGCTGAGG aAAACAACACGAAGAAAGCCAAACTAAGGACTACAGTAAAGACGAAATCGCGAGATATATACGAAGTTAGCACCGATGAAGAGGACTATCTGgagcaaaagaaaaaacaaatcgTTTAG
- the LOC6612419 gene encoding protein DENND6B isoform X1, which produces MSADARIKQMAPSLDTSERKREHQDVDATNSNSEPSASDWVNFSQWMHCFCVVTFDLNLGQALEHVYPPAFMPSDQEVSNICYMAFPDSNSGCMGDTKFHMRLRCTTRRDSLPGYNAECSPALRQDGSHYWGFVYFRQKRDPNLPRGYFQKSFIIITRLPFFNLYYDILSQLAPRYFEEGTDILRLASEQINRQWPGLRMGMPLQLPLLDCSYQICIPRTSSSRKSTVDGGIGGSAGESPPVMAACPSAKVLASVNEIELFRSLDFVMEQLYTLWELVITAEPIVVVGTSPADCSHMVQTLLAMIAPLEYCAEARPYFTIHDSEFREFTQECSSKTTLPACILGVTNPFFVKLLKDWPHMLRLVDNQKNMQQQQHLLLGQKHARNIASATSFSSSTELGGRIALKSNANLNGSSSSSNGSGDASSAGLHSKYRPYLKKDKALIKKVLLGMKTKRPEHVQTALIRRHLLELTQSFMIPLERYMASLMPLQKDISPFKSAPNASSFKLDDFLATLETAGPQLTSPLKGDWKGLYRRFFRSPNFRGWYGARHRELQLTLQDLQLQALSVANLEHWAHDKQEVEIIDMILKLKQKLNLYGDKATQLEGNNGSTQQQIRAQIECMKGLLPPDLKNVVNL; this is translated from the exons ATGAGCGCGGATGCGAGAATCAAGCAGATGGCGCCATCGCTGGACACCAGCGAACGGAAGCGGGAGCACCAGGACGTGGATGCCACCAACTCGAACTCGGAGCCCAGTGCCAGCGATTGGGTGAACTTCTCGCAGTGGATGCACTGCTTCTGCGTGGTCACCTTCGATCTGAATCTTGGCCAGGCGCTGGAGCACGTCTATCCGCCGGCGTTCATGCCCAGCGACCAGGAGGTCAGCAACATTTGCTACATGGCCTTCCCGGACTCAAATTCCGGCTGCATGGGCGACACCAAGTTCCATATGCGATTGCGCTGCACAACGCGTCGGGACTCGTTGCCGGGCTACAATGCGGAATGCTCGCCGGCGCTGCGACAGGATGGCTCCCACTACTGGGGCTTCGTCTACTTTCGCCAGAAACGGGACCCAAATCTGCCGCGTGGTTACTTCCAGAAGAGCTTTATCATCATCACACGACTGCCGTTCTTCAATCTGTACTACGACATACTCTCCCAGCTGGCGCCGCGCTACTTTGAGGAGGGCACCGATATCCTGCGGCTGGCCAGCGAGCAAATCAATCGCCAGTGGCCCGGCCTGCGGATGGGCATGCCGCTccagctgccgctgctggaTTGCAGCTATCAGATCTGCATACCGCGGACCAGCAGCAGTCGGAAGTCGACGGTCGATGGAGGTATCGGTGGTAGTGCGGGGGAGTCGCCACCagtcatggctgcttgcccgtCAGCCAAAGTGCTGGCCTCCGTTAACGAAATCGAGCTCTTCCGCTCCCTGGACTTTGTCATGGAGCAGCTGTACACGCTGTGGGAGCTGGTCATCACCGCCGAGCCGATTGTTGTCGTTGGCACCTCACCCGCCGACTGCTCACACATGGTGCAGACCCTTCTGGCCATGATTGCGCCGCTAGAGTATTGCGCCGAGGCGCGTCCCTACTTCACCATTCACGACAGCGAGTTCCGCGAGTTTACACAGGAGTGCAGCAGCAAGACCACACTGCCCGCCTGCATTCTGGGCGTCACGAATCCGTTCTTTGTGAAGCTGCTCAAAGATTGGCCGCACATGCTTCGACTGGTGGACAACCAG AAGaacatgcagcagcaacagcatctgCTGCTGGGCCAAAAACACGCAAGGAACATCGCCTCGGCCACATCCTTCTCCAGTTCAACGGAACTCGGTGGCCGTATAGCACTGAAATCGAACGCCAATCTCAACggcagctccagctccagcaaTGGCTCGGGCGACGCCTCGTCCGCTGGGCTGCACAGCAAATACAGGCCGTACCTGAAGAAGGACAAGGCGCTGATCAAGAAGGTGCTGCTGGGCATGAAGACCAAGCGGCCGGAGCATGTGCAAACCGCACTGATACGACGCCACCTGCTCGAGCTGACGCAGAGCTTTATGATACCACTGGAGCGGTATATGGCATCGCTGATGCCGCTGCAGAAGGACATCAGTCCGTTCAAGTCGGCGCCGAATGCCAGCAGCTTCAAGCTGGACGACTTTCTGGCCACGCTGGAAACGGCTGGGCCGCAGCTAACGTCGCCGCTGAAGGGCGACTGGAAGGGCCTGTACAGACGCTTCTTTCGTTCGCCAAATTTTCGCGGCTGGTACGGTGCGCGGCATCGGGAGCTGCAGCTAACGCTGCAGGATCTGCAGCTGCAGGCGCTATCGGTGGCGAATCTCGAGCACTGGGCGCACGACAAGCAGGAGGTGGAGATCATCGACATGATACTCAAGCTCAAGCAGAAACTGAATCTCTATGGCGACAAGGCCACGCAGCTGGAGGGCAACAATGGCTCAACTCAGCAGCAGATACGCGCCCAGATCGAGTGCATGAAGGGCTTGCTGCCGCCGGATCTCAAGAATGTGGTGAATCTTTGA